The window GCAAGGGCGACCGTACCCCCGAGCAGGCCGCTATGCCGCTGAGACTGCGACCACGCGCCCCCAGCTTCGGCTTTTACGCGCAGGGTCAGTTTGCCCAGGACCGCAACGAGTGGCACAAGTATTTGAATCTGTGATTAAGAGAAGTGCCGCCCGTTACCGTGGGCAGCACTTCTTTTAAGTTCATGTCTTCAAGCTTGAACGTTGGTGCTCTTTTTGTGCGGCATTTCTGCTCCCGATTGCTGGTGGCCCGCACTGAAGCCCGCCTGAGCGCCGAGCTGCCAAGCCAGTTTGAGCATAAACAAAACCGCTTCGTCGTCACCTTTGGCCATCAAATCGCGCAGGTGTTCGGGCAAGCCTTCGGGCAAAGGCATTTGCTTGAGCTGCTCGCCGTACTCGGCCCGCAGATTCTCAAACCATTCCACGTAAGGATTCATCATCGTCCAAATCTAACACAACCACACTCAAGGAATGTAAGTTTACAAGCTGATTTTTGAACTGGATGCATCTGGTAAGCGAGCGGACAGAAGTTGGCGGGATAGCCCCTAGACTGCGCTCATGGCTTTTCCTGACCTTCATTCGTTCATGGCCCTCCTCGAAGCGCGGGGTGAGTTGCTGCGAATCAGCACCCCCGTCAGCAGCGACCTCGAAATCACCCAAATCGCCGACCGAATGGTCAAAGGCGCTGGCCCGGCTCTGCTCTTCGAGAACGTCCGTTTGATGGACGGCAGCCCCAGCGCTTTTCCCGTCGTGATCGGCTTGGTGGGCACCCGCGAGCGCACCGCCCTTTCACTGGGCGTCAGCGACCTCGACGAACTGGCGGTGCGGGTCCGCGCCCTGATCGACATCAAAGGCAGCGGCGGGCTGCGCGGCCTGCTCTCCAACTTGCCCAAACTGGGCGACGCCGCTCATTTGCTGCCCAAGCGGGTGAGCCGCGCCGCCGTGCAAGAAGTCGTCTGGACCGGCGACGAAGTGGACTTGACCAAATTGCCCGTCCT of the Deinococcus detaillensis genome contains:
- a CDS encoding DdrH yields the protein MMNPYVEWFENLRAEYGEQLKQMPLPEGLPEHLRDLMAKGDDEAVLFMLKLAWQLGAQAGFSAGHQQSGAEMPHKKSTNVQA